A stretch of the Medicago truncatula cultivar Jemalong A17 chromosome 5, MtrunA17r5.0-ANR, whole genome shotgun sequence genome encodes the following:
- the LOC11433363 gene encoding protein LYK5, with the protein MAWQTLTTLIIITIITTFPKTKSQQEYVNNKQLDCENTYNSTLGNICNSIPSCQSYLTFKSTPQFNTPSSISHLLNSSASLISQSNNISTVQTLPTDTIITVPINCTCSNNNTYYQHNTSYTIQNTGETYFTVANNTYQALSTCQALIAQNPYNERKIVRGNNLTVPLRCACPTKKQSDEGFKYLLTYLVSEGESVSSIAEIFNVDPQSINEANELSSTSFIFYFTPLLIPLKNEPPQKIVKPASPPESPPPPPPAAENGSSSSSTKWVIVGVVVGVVVLLLVGVALFFLCFRRRRQQKLQPPAVGKAFSDSNTKKVSEVTSTSQSWSLSSEGIRYAVDSLTVYKYEDLQNATNFFSEENKIKGSVYRASFKGDDAAVKILKGDVSSEINILKRINHANIIRLSGFCVYKGNTYLVYEFAENNSLDDWLHSEKNKDKNYSNSMCLSWFQRVQIAHDVADALNYLHNYANPPHVHKNLKSGNILLDGKFRGKVSNFGLARVMENEGGDEGFQLTRHVIGTQGYMAPEYIENGLITPKMDVFAFGVVILELLSGREVVGSDKSNGLGDQLLASTVNQVLEGDNVREKLRGFMDPNLRDEYPLDLAFSMAEIAKRCVARDLNSRPNVSEVFMILSKIQSSTLEWDPSGDLERSRSVSQVSDSR; encoded by the coding sequence ATGGCATGGCAAACCTTAACAACACTTATAATCATCACAATCATAACAACTTTCCCAAAAACAAAATCCCAACAAGAATACGTAAACAACAAACAACTAGATTGTGAAAACACATACAACTCAACTTTAGGCAACATATGCAATAGCATCCCTTCATGTCAATCCTATCTCACCTTCAAATCCACTCCACAATTTAACACCCCCTCTTCCATTTCACACCTCCTCAACTCCTCCGCATCTCTCATCTcacaatccaacaacatctccACCGTCCAAACCCTCCCTACAGACACAATCATAACCGTCCCTATAAACTGCACATGCTCCAACAACAACACCTACTACCAACACAACACTTCCTACACTATACAAAACACCGGTGAAACTTACTTCACCGTTGCTAATAACACATATCAAGCTTTATCCACGTGTCAAGCTCTTATAGCTCAGAATCCTTATAATGAACGAAAAATTGTACGTGGTAACAACTTAACTGTTCCTCTTCGTTGTGCTTGTCCTACGAAAAAACAGAGTGATGAAGGTTTCAAGTATCTTCTTACGTACTTGGTTTCTGAAGGTGAATCAGTTTCTTCTATTGCTGAAATTTTCAACGTTGATCCACAAAGCATTAATGAAGCTAATGAACTTTCTTCTACATCGTTTATTTTCTACTTTACACCACTTTTAATACCACTCAAAAATGAACCGCCGCAAAAAATAGTCAAACCGGCTTCACCACCGGAGTCTCCGCCTCCGCCGCCACCGGCGGCGGAAAACGGAAGTTCATCCTCTTCCACGAAATGGGTCATCGTTGGTGTAgtggttggtgttgttgttttgcTTTTGGTGGGTGTTGCTCTGTTTTTCCTCTGTTTCCGGCGACGGCGACAACAGAAGCTACAACCACCGGCGGTGGGTAAAGCTTTCTCAGATTCTAACACAAAGAAAGTTTCAGAGGTTACTTCAACATCTCAATCTTGGTCTCTTTCTTCTGAGGGAATTCGTTATGCGGTTGATTCATTGACTGTGTACAAATATGAGGATTTGCAAAATGCAACAAATTTTTTCAGTGAAGAGAATAAGATTAAAGGTTCTGTTTATAGAGCTTCTTTTAAAGGTGATGATGCTGCTGTTAAGATTCTTAAAGGTGATGTTTCTTCTGAGATTAACATTTTGAAGAGGATTAATCATGCTAATATTATAAGGTTGTCTGGTTTTTGTGTCTACAAAGGTAACACTTATCTTGTTTATGAGTTTGCTGAAAATAATTCTCTTGATGATTGGCTTCACTCTGAGAAGAACAAGGATAAGAATTATTCGAATTCCATGTGTTTGAGTTGGTTTCAGAGAGTTCAGATTGCTCATGATGTAGCTGATGCACTTAATTACCTTCATAATTATGCTAATCCACCTCATGTTCATAAGAATTTGAAAAGTGGTAATATTCTTTTAGATGGAAAATTTAGAGGTAAAGTTTCAAATTTTGGGTTGGCAAGAGTTATGGAGAATGAAGGAGGGGATGAAGGGTTTCAATTAACAAGACATGTAATAGGGACACAAGGTTACATGGCACCGGAGTATATCGAGAATGGTTTGATTACTCCAAAGATGGATGTTTTTGCATTTGGTGTTGTGATTTTGGAGCTTCTTTCTGGTAGAGAAGTTGTTGGTAGTGACAAGAGTAATGGTTTAGGGGATCAGCTTCTTGCTTCAACTGTGAATCAAGTTCTTGAAGGAGACAATGTTAGGGAGAAGCTTAGAGGTTTCATGGATCCAAATTTGAGAGATGAATATCCTTTGGATCTTGCATTTTCAATGGCTGAGATTGCTAAAAGATGTGTTGCTCGTGATCTTAATTCAAGACCAAATGTTTCTGAGGTTTTCATGATTCTGTCTAAGATTCAATCCTCTACATTGGAGTGGGATCCATCTGGTGACCTTGAACGGTCCAGATCTGTTAGCCAAGTTTCTGATAGTAGATAg